From the genome of Spirochaetae bacterium HGW-Spirochaetae-1, one region includes:
- a CDS encoding XRE family transcriptional regulator, with product MKKKPELSAVNPIGERLVKLRNKKKISIEKLSEMTGLSVKHLEKIEEGNDFAPVGDILKISRALTVSPDDILKSKDNKNERIQGFKRREEAYQYKVLTPEAKDHHLRSFRVTIPPESEHPKIHYQHEGEEFVYTLKGQVEIKVGAKNHHLKKDETLHFNSGIKHSLKNPGKTETVLIVTLYTP from the coding sequence ATGAAAAAAAAACCTGAATTATCAGCTGTAAATCCCATTGGCGAAAGACTTGTGAAACTCAGAAATAAAAAAAAGATATCAATAGAAAAACTTTCTGAGATGACAGGTCTTTCCGTTAAACATCTTGAAAAGATAGAAGAGGGAAATGATTTTGCTCCCGTAGGAGATATCCTGAAAATATCCAGAGCATTGACTGTAAGCCCCGATGATATATTAAAATCTAAAGACAATAAAAATGAAAGAATCCAGGGATTTAAAAGACGGGAAGAGGCATATCAGTATAAGGTGCTTACCCCGGAGGCAAAGGACCATCACCTTCGGTCCTTTCGGGTAACTATCCCTCCGGAATCGGAACACCCCAAAATACATTATCAGCACGAAGGGGAGGAATTTGTATATACCCTCAAAGGCCAGGTGGAGATAAAGGTCGGAGCGAAAAACCATCACCTTAAAAAGGATGAAACCCTTCATTTCAATTCGGGAATCAAGCACTCTCTGAAAAATCCAGGTAAGACTGAAACCGTGCTGATCGTTACACTCTACACACCATAA
- a CDS encoding acyl-CoA dehydrogenase: protein MNLTLTDEQIMIRDMIRTFSRSEIEPVAREYNEAGRFPEEIIKKLGELGIFGMMIPEEYGGANAGPVSYSLALQEIAWACASVAVTLSVTNLTTEPIYNFGTEEQKRNFLFPLASGEHIGAFCLTEPDAGSDPGGLKTTAELKGNSYILNGSKQFITNGAYAGIFIVIARTSSGKGGLTAFLVPKGTKGLIIGKAEKKMGLNASNTVEVFLENCRIDKDMMLGKPGMGLKIALNALDSGRIGIASQATGMIAACLHESVHYARERKQFGKPIIRHQSIENMIADISTDYEAACLLTWSAAMSKEKKCSFTREASIAKLFASEALNRCAYRALQIFGGYGYIKDYKIERIYRDARVTTIYEGTSEIQRMVIARETDNSMVP, encoded by the coding sequence ATGAATCTTACTCTGACCGACGAACAAATAATGATACGTGACATGATCCGGACTTTTTCCCGCAGCGAGATTGAACCTGTTGCCAGGGAGTATAACGAGGCCGGAAGATTCCCTGAGGAAATAATTAAAAAACTGGGGGAACTGGGCATCTTCGGAATGATGATACCCGAAGAATACGGCGGCGCCAATGCAGGCCCGGTGAGCTACAGTCTGGCTTTGCAGGAAATTGCCTGGGCCTGCGCATCAGTGGCGGTAACCCTCAGCGTAACAAATCTTACAACTGAACCCATATACAACTTTGGAACAGAGGAGCAGAAGCGCAATTTTCTGTTTCCCCTTGCGTCCGGGGAACATATAGGGGCATTCTGTCTTACCGAGCCCGATGCAGGCTCTGACCCCGGCGGACTCAAGACTACAGCGGAATTAAAGGGCAATTCATATATCCTTAACGGGAGCAAACAGTTTATTACAAATGGAGCCTATGCCGGAATTTTTATTGTTATTGCCAGGACCTCATCCGGCAAGGGAGGGCTCACTGCTTTTCTTGTTCCCAAAGGGACCAAGGGTCTGATCATTGGAAAAGCTGAGAAGAAAATGGGTCTGAACGCTTCAAATACAGTTGAAGTTTTTCTTGAAAATTGCAGAATAGATAAGGATATGATGCTGGGGAAGCCGGGCATGGGTCTGAAAATTGCGCTCAACGCACTTGATAGCGGAAGAATCGGAATTGCCTCACAGGCTACGGGCATGATAGCAGCCTGTCTTCACGAAAGTGTGCACTATGCCCGTGAAAGAAAGCAGTTCGGAAAACCAATTATCCGCCACCAGTCAATAGAAAATATGATAGCCGACATCAGCACAGATTATGAGGCAGCCTGTCTTCTTACCTGGAGCGCAGCCATGTCAAAGGAAAAGAAATGCAGCTTTACAAGGGAGGCATCTATTGCCAAGCTGTTTGCCAGTGAGGCTCTTAACAGATGCGCCTACCGTGCGCTTCAGATCTTCGGAGGATACGGCTACATAAAGGATTATAAAATTGAAAGGATCTACCGTGATGCAAGGGTGACTACTATTTATGAGGGTACATCAGAAATACAGAGAATGGTTATTGCGAGGGAAACTGATAATTCCATGGTCCCCTGA
- a CDS encoding N-acetyltransferase: protein MECFMQQINKNMINDAAYVLSRAFKNDPLFVFFFPDESTRVELTFYTFRFIAAHAQKKGFVCAVSPGFEGASIWLPFTALKRGLVDQVRFGALKMLFRQGKEAIGRQIMASEHMRAIHAESLGEPHMYLSTIGIDEKYRGKGFASELMRPGLEKADRESLPCYLDTHNEKNIGLYARYGFEIAAESVIPGSDVRHWAMIRK from the coding sequence ATGGAATGTTTTATGCAACAAATAAATAAAAATATGATTAATGATGCAGCGTATGTCTTGTCCAGGGCGTTTAAAAATGATCCCTTGTTTGTTTTCTTTTTCCCCGATGAGAGTACGAGGGTTGAGCTGACTTTTTATACTTTCAGGTTCATCGCTGCCCACGCACAGAAAAAAGGATTTGTTTGTGCCGTATCACCGGGGTTCGAGGGCGCATCTATATGGTTGCCCTTTACGGCACTAAAGAGGGGCCTGGTTGACCAGGTACGGTTCGGCGCGTTAAAGATGCTGTTCAGGCAGGGGAAAGAAGCGATCGGCAGGCAGATCATGGCCAGCGAGCATATGAGAGCCATACATGCTGAAAGTCTCGGAGAACCGCATATGTACCTTTCCACAATCGGGATTGATGAAAAATACAGGGGGAAGGGATTTGCATCAGAACTCATGCGGCCGGGGCTTGAAAAAGCTGACAGGGAGAGCCTTCCCTGTTATCTTGACACGCATAATGAAAAAAACATAGGTCTTTATGCGAGGTACGGTTTTGAAATTGCTGCTGAATCCGTCATACCTGGTTCTGATGTGCGCCACTGGGCGATGATAAGAAAGTAA
- a CDS encoding Cro/Cl family transcriptional regulator: MNTQNYLRSTAIIDWTHPAVTGKARELSQGLNTPAAIALKCFEFVRDDIFHSHDHKMNPVTLTASDVLLHRTGYCYAKSHLLAALLRANGIPTGLCYQRLTLEEGSPPYCLHGLNAVYLPETGWYRMDARGNRSDVDARFTPPVERLAFPGGKPGEVMITGIWSDPLPIVVEVLSTYRTYDEVRKNLPDVELG, from the coding sequence ATGAATACACAGAACTATCTTCGATCGACGGCAATCATTGACTGGACACACCCGGCGGTAACAGGCAAGGCACGTGAACTTTCACAAGGCCTGAACACACCGGCTGCCATTGCACTAAAATGTTTTGAATTCGTCCGCGATGATATATTCCACAGCCATGATCATAAAATGAATCCCGTGACGCTGACTGCCTCGGATGTGCTGCTGCACCGCACCGGGTACTGCTATGCCAAGAGCCATCTCCTGGCGGCTCTGCTCAGGGCCAATGGTATCCCCACAGGCCTGTGCTATCAGCGCCTGACGCTTGAAGAAGGTTCACCGCCCTATTGCCTTCACGGCCTCAACGCCGTATATCTTCCCGAAACAGGCTGGTATCGCATGGACGCCAGGGGAAACAGGAGTGATGTTGACGCCCGGTTCACACCTCCCGTGGAGCGGCTGGCCTTCCCCGGGGGAAAACCCGGAGAGGTAATGATAACGGGAATCTGGTCCGATCCACTTCCCATAGTGGTGGAAGTCCTGTCGACATACAGGACCTATGACGAGGTGAGGAAAAATCTCCCCGATGTGGAGTTGGGCTGA
- a CDS encoding pyridoxamine 5'-phosphate oxidase family protein → MRRHDKEIKDVAVIEAVLNKAAICHLSLARDNQPYVVPVNFGYREYSLYFHSAREGKKIKMIRENSNVCFAAETDIELVTGEKACDWGARYYSVIGFGSAYLMDSREEKTRALDIIMEKYAGTGIYEYSHDLVENMAVIRIDITDMSGKVSGYKDHTALLKK, encoded by the coding sequence ATGCGAAGACATGACAAGGAAATAAAGGATGTAGCCGTCATTGAGGCCGTGCTTAACAAGGCGGCCATCTGTCACCTCTCACTGGCGCGGGACAATCAGCCCTATGTTGTACCGGTCAATTTCGGCTACCGGGAATACAGCCTCTACTTTCACTCGGCGCGAGAAGGTAAAAAAATAAAGATGATTCGGGAAAACAGCAATGTCTGTTTTGCCGCTGAAACGGATATCGAACTGGTCACCGGTGAAAAGGCATGCGACTGGGGCGCCCGGTATTACAGCGTCATCGGTTTCGGATCAGCCTATCTCATGGACTCCCGGGAGGAAAAGACACGAGCCCTGGACATCATAATGGAAAAATATGCCGGTACGGGTATATACGAATACAGCCATGATCTGGTAGAGAACATGGCTGTGATTCGCATTGATATTACCGATATGTCAGGCAAAGTCTCGGGGTATAAGGATCATACCGCCCTGTTGAAGAAATAA
- a CDS encoding DUF4389 domain-containing protein yields MGNIITGGISMIDNSEIKQHLKNTGTWLRLFYMFLFIIFMGAAINIFAIILIFQMLLNLFTGEPNRQARVFSAQLSQYMYQVLLFLGYATDDRPFPFSDWPAPELELDYDTSLPTSVDED; encoded by the coding sequence ATGGGCAACATTATTACAGGAGGAATATCCATGATAGACAACAGTGAAATCAAACAGCACCTGAAAAATACCGGCACCTGGCTGCGGCTCTTCTACATGTTTTTATTTATCATCTTCATGGGAGCTGCGATAAATATCTTCGCCATCATTCTGATATTTCAGATGCTTTTAAATCTATTCACGGGAGAACCCAACAGACAGGCGCGGGTCTTCAGCGCCCAGCTTTCACAATACATGTACCAGGTGCTTCTATTCCTCGGTTACGCCACCGATGACCGCCCGTTTCCTTTTTCAGACTGGCCCGCTCCCGAGTTGGAGCTGGATTATGATACATCGCTTCCAACATCTGTCGATGAAGACTGA
- a CDS encoding gamma carbonic anhydrase family protein, producing the protein MKYTLNGRGPTTKGEHFIADNAVVIGSVILENNASIWFNAVVRGDSNTITIGENSNIQDSCVLHVDDTYSLAIGRDVTVGHKVMLHGCIIGDECLIGINAVILNGAVIGKNCLIGANTLITENKHIPDGSVVMGSPGRVVRQITEDDIETIRDSARHYVKNSRRYAMDLIREE; encoded by the coding sequence ATGAAGTATACATTGAACGGCCGAGGCCCCACGACAAAGGGTGAACATTTTATCGCCGATAATGCCGTGGTCATCGGCTCCGTAATACTTGAAAACAATGCCAGCATATGGTTTAACGCCGTTGTACGCGGAGACTCCAACACCATCACCATCGGTGAAAACAGCAACATACAGGACAGCTGCGTTCTTCATGTTGACGACACCTATTCTCTCGCGATCGGCAGAGACGTAACGGTGGGACACAAGGTCATGCTGCACGGCTGCATCATCGGCGATGAATGCCTTATCGGCATCAACGCCGTAATCCTCAACGGCGCCGTCATAGGAAAAAACTGCTTAATCGGCGCCAATACCCTCATCACCGAGAACAAGCACATCCCCGACGGCTCCGTAGTCATGGGATCTCCCGGCAGGGTGGTGCGGCAGATAACGGAAGATGACATTGAGACCATACGGGATTCGGCCCGTCACTATGTCAAAAATTCCCGGCGCTACGCCATGGACCTGATACGGGAGGAATGA